A window of Verrucomicrobiia bacterium genomic DNA:
CCGGTCTTTTCGCGACGTAGATCGTATGCCCAACACCAAGTCCGCCGAGAGATACGCCCGCTTGAGCGCCACCCGTCACGCGCGCAACAAGTCGGTCAAGTCCCGTCTTCACACCCTGGAGAGGAAGTACCGCACCCTGGTCACGTCCGGGCAGTCGGACGAGGCGAAGCTGGCCTTGCGCGAGGCAGTCTCGGCGCTCGACAAGGCGGCCAAGCGGGGCGTGATTCCGGCGGCCCGGGCCAGCCGGAAGAAGTCGCGCCTTGCCCTCCGCCTCGCCGCCCCGGCGACCGCCAAAGCTTAGCCGTCCCAGGACCTGGTTCGGTTCCTACGCGTGGCTGTCGCTCCCGGCACCACGCTCGCCTGGGTCCGATTCGATCGGTTGGGGGGCTCCCGGTTCATCCTCCACCCTCCGCACTCGAACGGCTGGCAAACTGGCCTGGATGTCTTCACGCTCGGACGTGCGCCCGAGCTTCCT
This region includes:
- the rpsT gene encoding 30S ribosomal protein S20, whose amino-acid sequence is MPNTKSAERYARLSATRHARNKSVKSRLHTLERKYRTLVTSGQSDEAKLALREAVSALDKAAKRGVIPAARASRKKSRLALRLAAPATAKA